One genomic region from Coleofasciculus sp. FACHB-1120 encodes:
- a CDS encoding VOC family protein codes for MNPTIFHLAFPISDVAQAKAYYADGLGCQVGRETRDALILNLYGHQLVGHVSKEPIIPQRGIYPRHFGLVFTSVADWESLLERAQQQQLHFYQQPKHRFPSQLTEHRTFFLEDPFYNLMEFKYYSHAEAIFGVREYAEIGDSR; via the coding sequence ATGAACCCAACAATCTTTCATCTTGCTTTTCCCATCTCCGATGTTGCCCAAGCCAAAGCGTACTATGCCGATGGACTTGGCTGCCAAGTTGGGCGTGAAACCCGCGATGCCTTAATTCTGAATCTCTACGGTCATCAGCTGGTAGGTCACGTTAGCAAAGAACCAATTATCCCGCAACGAGGGATTTATCCCAGGCACTTTGGGCTGGTTTTTACATCAGTTGCTGACTGGGAAAGCTTGCTAGAACGGGCACAACAGCAACAGTTGCACTTTTATCAGCAGCCGAAACATCGCTTTCCAAGTCAACTGACCGAACATCGCACCTTCTTCCTCGAAGATCCGTTTTATAACCTGATGGAGTTTAAATACTACTCTCATGCCGAGGCAATTTTCGGGGTGCGGGAGTATGCCGAGATTGGCGATTCTCGTTAG
- a CDS encoding triacylglycerol lipase yields MNSAHKRNPVLLIHGINDTAAVFHKMAPYLAQQGWSVYDLSLTPNNGQMGLDSLAQQVEDYVAKTFAPDQPFDLVGFSMGGIVSRYYVQRLGGIHRVQRFITISAPNHGTWAGYFHAGLGCVQMRPDSAFLQDLNRDVAMLEQLNFTSIWTPFDLIILPPNSSQMPVGQNLQVPILLHPWMITDAKGVKAVEKALLEPLKRDRVTSANENRQSRHTPAPRKLPRHESSI; encoded by the coding sequence ATGAACAGTGCCCATAAGCGCAATCCTGTATTGCTAATTCACGGTATCAACGACACAGCGGCTGTTTTCCATAAAATGGCTCCTTACTTGGCGCAGCAAGGCTGGTCTGTATACGACCTCAGTCTCACCCCCAATAATGGTCAGATGGGTCTAGATTCTCTGGCACAGCAGGTTGAGGATTACGTTGCCAAGACCTTTGCGCCCGACCAACCATTTGATTTGGTCGGTTTCAGTATGGGAGGCATCGTTAGCCGCTACTACGTGCAGCGACTAGGGGGCATTCACCGAGTGCAGCGCTTCATTACCATATCAGCGCCCAACCACGGAACTTGGGCGGGCTACTTTCACGCAGGGCTTGGCTGCGTTCAGATGCGTCCTGATAGTGCTTTTCTACAAGATTTAAATCGAGATGTGGCGATGCTGGAACAGCTGAATTTCACCTCGATCTGGACGCCTTTTGATTTAATCATTCTGCCACCGAATAGTTCGCAAATGCCTGTCGGTCAAAATTTACAGGTGCCGATCCTGCTGCATCCGTGGATGATTACAGATGCCAAGGGGGTTAAGGCTGTGGAGAAAGCACTTTTAGAACCGCTGAAGCGCGATCGCGTAACGTCTGCTAACGAGAATCGCCAATCTCGGCATACTCCCGCACCCCGAAAATTGCCTCGGCATGAGAGTAGTATTTAA
- a CDS encoding tetratricopeptide repeat protein codes for MLEQLAEAFERKDYKTVAWLLNHLVKQMPQNPLVQFYVGRLYEETGKLEAAENAYRQLLRETTNPKIMTQARQGLGRIEAIAQQKRRDAIAQATAAPEDTEAGVLVLEAVSAEKKQVAAQQLARIVQLDPYTARLQLPSRGWRLYRTGPVGELRFYSQQMQQAEIPNFWASLADVRKLNVFRVSHFLSASPEASVVCQNEHGQTGSLSFNWSEVRQQVQGLLPIFGEVIDQDARRQLQWKTQTQDYAQLIDLHLPSRRSILRLCDSNYQFGQGITFNPQPTQPNQATNRSHWNNLLHFLEGHLPQTPIWADFTDFAQTALDRTEMLKSLKSHIDLFRREETLWDPAFQLYSGLVFLRGSKN; via the coding sequence ATGCTTGAACAACTTGCGGAAGCTTTCGAGCGCAAAGACTATAAAACCGTTGCCTGGTTACTCAACCATCTGGTAAAACAGATGCCGCAAAATCCCTTAGTACAGTTTTATGTGGGACGACTGTACGAAGAAACGGGCAAATTGGAGGCGGCAGAAAATGCCTATCGGCAGCTGCTACGGGAAACCACCAATCCCAAGATTATGACTCAAGCTCGTCAAGGATTGGGACGTATAGAAGCGATCGCCCAACAAAAAAGACGAGACGCGATCGCTCAAGCCACCGCCGCCCCAGAAGACACAGAAGCAGGCGTTTTAGTTCTAGAAGCTGTCAGTGCCGAAAAGAAACAGGTCGCCGCTCAACAGTTGGCTCGAATCGTGCAGTTAGACCCCTACACCGCACGGCTACAACTCCCCAGTCGCGGCTGGCGGTTATACCGAACTGGTCCGGTAGGAGAACTGCGATTCTACAGTCAACAGATGCAGCAAGCTGAAATTCCCAACTTCTGGGCAAGCCTTGCGGATGTTCGTAAACTTAACGTCTTTCGCGTCAGCCATTTCCTTTCGGCTTCCCCAGAAGCTAGCGTTGTTTGCCAGAACGAACACGGTCAGACAGGTTCCCTGAGCTTTAACTGGTCAGAAGTCAGACAACAAGTGCAAGGACTCTTACCAATTTTTGGCGAAGTCATCGACCAAGATGCTCGTCGCCAACTGCAATGGAAAACTCAAACCCAAGACTATGCCCAATTAATTGACCTGCATCTTCCTTCCAGACGCAGTATTCTTCGCCTTTGCGATAGCAACTATCAGTTTGGGCAGGGGATTACCTTCAATCCACAGCCGACCCAACCCAATCAGGCGACCAACCGCAGTCACTGGAACAATTTACTTCATTTTCTAGAAGGACATTTACCTCAGACGCCGATTTGGGCAGATTTTACAGATTTTGCCCAAACTGCGCTAGATCGTACAGAAATGCTAAAAAGTCTCAAGTCTCATATCGACTTATTCCGACGCGAAGAAACCCTCTGGGACCCAGCTTTCCAACTGTACAGTGGGCTGGTTTTCCTCAGAGGGTCAAAGAATTAA
- a CDS encoding RsmE family RNA methyltransferase, which produces MAQLQRLAIAPSQFQNQQIILTAEQQHYLSRVLRLREGDRFIAMDGQGHWWLAKLEANQGQLLEPISVQTELPCSMTLMLALPKNGFDEVVRYSTELGVVAIAPVVSDRSLLNPSPQKLERWRRIAQEAAEQSERQIVPTILEPVSFSTALSSLNSHSSLTKNKNYICVARGDSPHLLDCLIDLLPQETSPPTPPLVGEGSPAPPSLVGKGAGGLGFLGIADELKNPGQGTIVIAIGPEGGWTPAEVEQAIAADFQPVSLGRRVLRAVTAPMVALSLVAAAWESEIREI; this is translated from the coding sequence TTGGCTCAGCTGCAACGATTAGCGATCGCTCCCTCTCAATTTCAAAACCAGCAAATTATCCTGACTGCCGAACAACAGCATTACCTCAGCCGGGTGTTGCGGTTACGGGAGGGCGATCGCTTTATCGCAATGGATGGACAGGGGCACTGGTGGCTGGCGAAGCTGGAGGCGAATCAGGGGCAGCTTCTAGAACCGATTTCTGTCCAAACTGAGTTGCCCTGCTCGATGACGCTAATGCTTGCGTTGCCAAAAAACGGCTTTGATGAAGTGGTGCGCTACAGTACCGAACTAGGGGTGGTCGCGATCGCGCCCGTCGTAAGCGATCGCAGCCTGCTCAATCCCAGTCCCCAAAAACTCGAACGTTGGCGGCGAATTGCCCAAGAAGCCGCCGAGCAATCAGAACGTCAAATCGTCCCCACAATTTTAGAACCCGTTTCCTTTTCTACTGCTTTGTCTTCCCTCAATAGTCACTCTTCTTTAACAAAAAACAAGAATTATATCTGCGTTGCTCGTGGAGATTCTCCCCATTTACTCGATTGCTTGATTGATCTATTGCCGCAAGAGACCTCTCCCCCAACCCCTCCCCTTGTAGGGGAGGGGAGTCCGGCTCCCCCTTCCCTTGTAGGGAAGGGGGCTGGGGGGTTAGGTTTTTTAGGTATAGCAGATGAACTGAAGAATCCAGGGCAAGGAACGATTGTCATCGCCATCGGGCCAGAGGGAGGCTGGACGCCAGCAGAAGTCGAACAAGCGATCGCTGCTGACTTCCAACCTGTTTCCCTAGGGCGTCGTGTCCTGCGAGCTGTCACCGCCCCGATGGTCGCCTTATCTCTGGTAGCAGCGGCATGGGAATCAGAAATTAGAGAGATTTAA
- a CDS encoding BON domain-containing protein, with protein sequence MTWLERQLGEKNTSSEKEEDSKHDAQAVEEQMSPGLTGEYDWELREKAGMHKPPTLPEYMGFEGEYDANGLAKRVAVAFDEDPNIKNIETLAIEQDGATIILTGSVPNQSILSHVEAVAAKVDGTKAVDLHQVEIKAQEGSFR encoded by the coding sequence ATGACTTGGTTAGAAAGACAGCTTGGAGAAAAAAATACTAGCAGTGAAAAAGAAGAAGACAGCAAGCATGACGCTCAAGCTGTCGAGGAACAAATGAGTCCCGGACTTACAGGTGAGTACGATTGGGAGTTGCGCGAGAAGGCTGGAATGCATAAACCTCCGACACTGCCAGAATACATGGGATTTGAGGGGGAATACGATGCCAATGGATTAGCCAAGCGTGTTGCTGTTGCATTTGATGAAGATCCGAACATCAAAAATATTGAGACCCTGGCAATCGAACAAGATGGTGCCACGATTATCCTTACGGGTTCTGTTCCTAATCAATCAATTTTGAGTCATGTCGAAGCGGTTGCTGCCAAAGTAGATGGCACCAAAGCAGTAGACCTGCACCAAGTGGAAATTAAAGCCCAAGAAGGTTCGTTCCGATAA
- a CDS encoding response regulator yields MQTEPLTVLLVEDNPGDARLVRELLREVNAPQITLIHVQKLAEALDCLITSERLNGQKLKIEGLNQPTNQQPCEQRGDRLPPSIEVILLDLSLPDGQGLETVRRVRNAVPEVPIVVMSGLADEAIALSAVQEGAQDYLVKGHADSHLLIRTVRYAIERQRMQIRLQQTQQALQQQLEREALVNRITTALNSNLDPKSVVDEIVRQTAVPMSCDFCMVVRDLPESNRIYIEAEYWPHLSDAVKPIHQSPLQGTTLSVEGWETVRSELLENRPVAIANTADFWLTPAYQALCPESRPSTILLAPIFVRKQFYGYLVVGSLKPRPLFLEWEIQLLQQLAGQTAIALYNAQELEELESLVQERTQQLAQEKTLLEAILNSIQEGITVTQPDGQIVLLNRAALQIYGLVGNGVTPTSAPGSMPHVRNFLTKLKVRNPDGSRPHRSELPLIRALQGEVFTDQELVVHGLNGERKWVSINGAAICDEAGKVLLAVNTTRDITERKQAEKALRESETKFRTLYESTSAAVMLLDEQGFIDCNSATLQLFGCDNLEEFCGNHPSQFSPPTQPDGQSSRSLACDRITTALTEGNCRFDWVHRKLDGKDFPAEVMLTAIELDNRKVLQAVVYDISDRMNKEIELREAKEAAEAGSRAKSEFLATMSHELRTPLNAILGLSHIMRQEIFGTLNEKQKEYVTCINNSGEHLLSLINDILDLSKVEAGKEQLCPMPIIVPHLCEYVVTIMREQAYERGLQLTSQIDPEVDVCVADERRLKQMLLNLLSNAIKFTPSGKVSLIVQKQPGCIVFTVADTGIGIAPEKLSLLFEPFRQLDSGLNRQFAGTGLGLSLTRSLARLHGGEVMVSSTLGKGSEFTLYLPDMSNESVSISQFPSDGGDSSSLSSGLNNGELKAAANPFSIPGKGRILIVEDDESSGLLLQDYLQIVGHTVEHLLDGTDFLQRVRTFQPDLVLLDVNLPGGYSGLNLLKDLRQQPELERLPVVMVTAKTMTEDREHCLEAGANDYLSKPIGIPQLELILMKHL; encoded by the coding sequence ATGCAGACTGAACCGCTTACCGTATTGCTTGTGGAGGATAATCCTGGCGATGCCCGTCTCGTGCGGGAACTACTGCGGGAAGTGAATGCTCCCCAGATAACGCTGATCCACGTTCAGAAGCTCGCAGAAGCCCTGGATTGCCTCATCACTTCAGAAAGGTTAAACGGTCAAAAGTTGAAGATTGAAGGGTTGAATCAACCGACTAACCAGCAACCTTGTGAGCAGAGAGGCGATCGCCTCCCACCATCTATCGAGGTGATTTTGTTGGATTTATCGCTTCCGGATGGTCAGGGTTTAGAAACCGTGAGGCGAGTCCGCAATGCTGTGCCAGAAGTGCCGATTGTGGTGATGTCAGGACTCGCTGATGAAGCGATCGCACTTTCTGCCGTACAAGAAGGAGCGCAAGACTATCTCGTGAAAGGTCATGCCGACAGCCATCTGCTGATCCGCACCGTGCGATATGCCATCGAGCGTCAGCGGATGCAGATACGGCTCCAACAAACTCAGCAAGCCTTGCAGCAACAACTAGAGCGAGAAGCCCTAGTAAACCGCATCACTACTGCCTTAAATTCCAATCTCGATCCAAAGTCGGTCGTTGATGAAATTGTCCGGCAGACGGCGGTCCCGATGAGCTGCGATTTCTGCATGGTAGTCCGAGACTTGCCTGAATCAAACCGAATTTACATTGAAGCAGAGTATTGGCCCCATTTATCAGATGCCGTCAAGCCGATTCATCAATCGCCCCTACAAGGGACAACTCTGTCCGTAGAAGGCTGGGAAACGGTGCGAAGTGAGTTGCTCGAAAACCGTCCGGTAGCTATTGCAAACACGGCTGACTTTTGGTTGACCCCAGCCTACCAAGCGCTGTGCCCGGAAAGTAGACCGAGTACGATACTCCTGGCTCCTATCTTCGTGAGAAAGCAATTCTACGGCTATCTGGTCGTTGGCTCGCTCAAGCCGCGCCCGCTGTTCTTAGAATGGGAAATTCAACTGCTGCAACAGTTAGCTGGACAGACAGCGATCGCTCTCTACAATGCCCAAGAGCTTGAAGAGCTAGAAAGCCTGGTTCAAGAGCGCACTCAGCAACTTGCTCAGGAAAAAACACTGCTGGAAGCCATTCTTAATTCTATTCAAGAGGGAATTACTGTCACCCAGCCCGATGGTCAAATCGTGCTGTTAAACCGGGCGGCATTACAGATATATGGTCTAGTCGGGAATGGGGTTACACCTACCTCCGCCCCAGGCTCTATGCCTCACGTCCGGAATTTTTTAACTAAATTAAAAGTCCGTAACCCAGATGGTTCCCGCCCTCATCGGTCGGAGTTACCCTTAATCAGGGCACTTCAAGGGGAAGTTTTTACCGATCAGGAGCTGGTGGTACACGGTCTCAATGGAGAGCGCAAGTGGGTGAGTATCAATGGGGCGGCAATCTGCGATGAAGCCGGGAAAGTCTTGCTGGCAGTCAATACGACGCGAGACATTACTGAGCGCAAACAAGCAGAAAAGGCGCTGCGGGAATCGGAAACCAAATTCCGGACGCTCTACGAATCAACCAGCGCGGCGGTGATGCTGTTGGATGAACAAGGATTTATAGATTGCAACAGTGCCACCCTACAGCTATTTGGCTGTGATAACTTGGAGGAGTTTTGTGGAAACCATCCCAGCCAATTCTCGCCGCCGACTCAGCCCGATGGTCAAAGTTCTCGGAGTCTGGCTTGCGATCGCATTACCACTGCCCTAACAGAAGGCAACTGTCGCTTTGATTGGGTTCATCGGAAGTTAGATGGTAAAGATTTTCCGGCAGAAGTAATGCTAACGGCAATCGAGTTGGACAACCGGAAAGTGCTGCAAGCGGTCGTGTATGACATTAGCGATCGCATGAACAAGGAAATCGAACTGCGGGAAGCGAAGGAAGCGGCAGAAGCGGGAAGTCGCGCAAAAAGTGAATTCCTTGCCACCATGAGCCACGAACTCCGAACGCCCCTCAATGCGATCTTGGGACTCTCTCACATTATGCGGCAAGAGATTTTTGGCACGCTCAATGAGAAACAGAAAGAATATGTTACCTGCATTAACAATAGTGGCGAACATCTCCTATCGCTGATTAACGATATTCTTGACCTTTCTAAAGTCGAAGCAGGCAAAGAACAACTCTGCCCGATGCCAATCATCGTGCCGCATTTGTGCGAATACGTCGTTACGATTATGCGGGAGCAAGCCTACGAACGAGGGCTACAACTCACCAGTCAAATTGACCCAGAAGTTGATGTTTGTGTCGCCGATGAACGACGGCTAAAGCAGATGTTATTAAATCTGCTATCGAATGCAATTAAGTTCACACCATCGGGTAAAGTTTCCCTAATTGTGCAAAAGCAGCCTGGATGCATTGTGTTTACCGTAGCGGATACGGGCATCGGCATTGCCCCTGAGAAACTGTCATTGTTATTTGAGCCATTTCGCCAATTGGACAGTGGATTGAACCGGCAGTTCGCTGGCACTGGTTTGGGGTTGTCACTGACTCGCAGTTTAGCCCGACTTCATGGTGGAGAAGTGATGGTTTCTTCAACGCTAGGAAAAGGCAGTGAATTTACTCTATATCTGCCCGATATGAGCAATGAATCAGTTTCCATCTCCCAGTTTCCAAGCGACGGAGGCGATTCTTCTTCATTGTCTTCCGGGCTAAACAATGGCGAGTTAAAAGCCGCCGCTAACCCTTTTTCTATCCCTGGTAAAGGACGAATTTTAATTGTGGAAGACGATGAAAGTAGCGGGTTGCTGTTGCAAGACTATCTCCAAATCGTAGGTCATACCGTCGAACATTTGCTTGATGGGACGGATTTCCTCCAGCGAGTGCGAACCTTCCAGCCCGATTTGGTTTTGTTGGACGTAAATTTACCCGGTGGATACAGTGGGTTAAATTTACTAAAAGACTTAAGACAGCAACCGGAACTGGAAAGACTGCCAGTGGTGATGGTGACGGCAAAGACAATGACTGAAGATCGAGAGCATTGTTTAGAGGCTGGTGCCAATGATTATCTTAGCAAGCCGATAGGCATTCCTCAGTTGGAGTTAATTTTAATGAAACATCTTTGA